The Octadecabacter arcticus 238 genome contains a region encoding:
- the acs gene encoding acetate--CoA ligase, producing MSAKSKTYPPTAAAAKRAHVDAAGYDKMYAHSIADPDEFWGEHGKRIDWIKPFTTVKNTSFAPGKVDIKWFEDGTLNVSANCVDRHVETRGDQVAIIWEPDDPNTTDSLHITYSELQVHVCKVANVLKTLGVTKGDRVVIYMPMIPEAAYAMLACTRIGAVHSIVFAGFSPDALGARINGCDAKVVITADHAPRGGKATPLKSNAETALLHCKDSVKCLVVKRTGAQTTWTDRDYSYNDMVLDADDYQQPVEMAAEDPLFILYTSGSTGQPKGVVHTTGGYLVYAAMTHEYTFDYHEGDVFWCTADVGWVTGHSYIVYGPLANGATTIMFEGVPTYPDAGRFWEVCAKHKVNQFYTAPTAIRALMAHGNDWVEKHDLSDLKLLGSVGEPINPEAWNWYYDVVGKCNCPIVDTFWQTETGGHMLTPLPGATTLKPGAAQVPFFGVQPVVLDPQSGDEVHGNDVSGVLCIKDSWPGQMRTIWGDHERFEKTYFGDYAGYYFSGDGCKRDADGDYWVTGRVDDVINVSGHRLGTAEVESALVAHVAVAEAAVVGYPHSIKGQGIYAYVTLMNGIEPTDELRKELEKWVRTEIGPIAKPDLLQWAPGLPKTRSGKIMRRILRKIAENDFGALGDTSTLADPSVVDELVENRMNRD from the coding sequence ATGTCCGCCAAATCCAAGACCTACCCGCCCACGGCCGCCGCCGCCAAACGCGCCCATGTTGACGCCGCTGGTTATGACAAAATGTATGCCCATTCCATTGCAGATCCCGACGAGTTTTGGGGTGAGCATGGCAAGCGCATCGATTGGATTAAGCCCTTCACAACAGTGAAAAATACGTCGTTTGCACCGGGCAAAGTCGACATCAAATGGTTTGAAGACGGCACCCTGAACGTGTCCGCCAACTGCGTGGATCGTCACGTCGAAACCCGCGGCGATCAAGTGGCGATCATCTGGGAACCCGACGATCCGAACACGACGGACTCGCTGCATATTACCTACAGCGAACTGCAGGTCCATGTCTGCAAAGTGGCCAATGTTCTCAAGACCTTAGGCGTCACTAAAGGCGACCGCGTCGTCATCTATATGCCGATGATCCCAGAAGCCGCCTATGCGATGCTGGCCTGCACACGCATCGGCGCTGTGCACTCCATTGTGTTCGCAGGCTTCTCACCCGATGCCCTCGGCGCGCGCATCAATGGTTGTGACGCCAAAGTCGTCATCACCGCCGATCACGCACCCCGTGGTGGCAAGGCGACGCCATTGAAATCAAACGCGGAAACGGCGCTACTGCACTGCAAAGACAGCGTCAAATGCCTTGTTGTGAAACGCACAGGCGCCCAAACCACGTGGACCGACCGCGATTACAGCTACAACGACATGGTGCTGGACGCCGATGACTACCAGCAACCCGTTGAAATGGCGGCAGAAGACCCGCTGTTCATCCTCTATACATCCGGCTCCACGGGCCAGCCCAAAGGCGTCGTACACACCACTGGCGGCTACCTCGTTTACGCCGCGATGACCCACGAATACACATTCGATTATCACGAAGGCGATGTGTTCTGGTGCACGGCGGATGTCGGCTGGGTCACGGGCCACAGCTATATCGTCTATGGCCCGCTGGCCAACGGCGCCACGACGATCATGTTTGAGGGCGTGCCGACCTACCCGGACGCTGGTCGCTTCTGGGAGGTTTGCGCCAAGCATAAAGTCAATCAATTCTATACCGCCCCCACAGCTATTCGCGCGCTCATGGCGCACGGAAATGACTGGGTCGAAAAGCACGACCTTTCCGATCTCAAATTGCTCGGCTCGGTTGGTGAACCAATCAATCCCGAAGCGTGGAACTGGTACTATGACGTTGTTGGCAAGTGCAATTGTCCAATCGTTGACACGTTCTGGCAGACCGAAACGGGCGGCCACATGCTGACCCCCCTGCCCGGTGCGACAACCCTGAAACCTGGGGCCGCGCAGGTGCCGTTCTTCGGTGTGCAGCCCGTAGTGCTGGACCCGCAATCGGGCGATGAAGTCCACGGCAATGACGTGAGTGGCGTGCTGTGCATCAAAGACAGCTGGCCCGGTCAGATGCGCACCATCTGGGGCGATCATGAGCGGTTTGAAAAGACATATTTTGGTGATTACGCGGGCTATTATTTCTCCGGCGACGGCTGCAAACGCGACGCAGACGGCGATTATTGGGTCACGGGGCGCGTTGACGACGTGATCAACGTCTCCGGCCACCGCCTGGGCACCGCGGAAGTCGAATCCGCGCTCGTGGCACATGTCGCCGTGGCCGAAGCCGCCGTGGTCGGCTACCCGCACAGCATCAAAGGCCAAGGCATCTATGCCTACGTGACGTTGATGAACGGCATTGAGCCGACGGACGAGTTGCGCAAAGAGCTTGAAAAATGGGTCCGCACAGAAATCGGACCCATCGCCAAGCCTGACCTGTTGCAGTGGGCCCCCGGCCTGCCAAAGACCCGTTCTGGTAAAATTATGCGCCGCATTTTGCGCAAGATCGCCGAGAATGATTTTGGCGCATTGGGGGATACGTCCACCCTTGCGGATCCGTCCGTCGTGGACGAATTGGTTGAAAACCGAATGAATCGGGACTGA
- the accC gene encoding acetyl-CoA carboxylase biotin carboxylase subunit, which translates to MFNKILIANRGEIALRVIRACREMGIGSVAVHSTADADAMHVRMADESVCIGPAPSPLSYLNFPAIISACEITGAQAIHPGYGFLSENAQFVQVVEDHGLTFIGPTAQHIRTMGDKITAKDTMKALGVPCVPGSPGGVDTVEDALKIGDEFGYPVIIKATAGGGGKGMKVANSATEMKSAFQTARAEGKSNFGNPEVYIEKYLTTPRHIEIQVFGDGKGKAVHLGERDCSLQRRHQKVFEEAPGPSITPEERAKIGKVCADACANINYIGAGTIEFLYENGEFYFIEMNTRLQVEHPVTEAIFDQDLVREQIRVAAGLPLSFTQDDLKIRGHAIEVRINAEKLPNFSPCPGRITQFHAPGGLGVRMDSALYDGYSIPPYYDSLIGKLIVHGRDRPEALARLARALGELIVDGVDTTIPLFHALLKEDAVLTGDYNIHWLEHWLETNLT; encoded by the coding sequence ATGTTTAATAAAATCCTCATCGCGAACCGTGGGGAAATCGCCCTTCGCGTGATCCGCGCCTGTCGCGAAATGGGCATCGGCTCAGTCGCTGTTCACTCCACCGCTGATGCTGACGCCATGCACGTGCGCATGGCCGACGAAAGCGTGTGCATCGGCCCCGCGCCATCACCGCTTAGTTATTTGAACTTTCCAGCGATCATTTCTGCATGCGAAATCACCGGCGCGCAGGCGATCCATCCGGGCTACGGGTTCTTGTCCGAAAATGCACAATTCGTGCAGGTCGTCGAAGACCACGGATTGACGTTTATCGGCCCCACAGCGCAACACATCCGCACGATGGGCGACAAAATCACCGCCAAGGACACTATGAAAGCGCTCGGCGTGCCCTGCGTCCCGGGCTCCCCAGGCGGCGTCGACACAGTTGAAGATGCGTTAAAAATTGGTGACGAATTTGGCTATCCAGTCATCATCAAAGCCACCGCTGGCGGCGGCGGTAAAGGCATGAAGGTTGCAAATTCGGCTACCGAAATGAAATCAGCATTCCAGACAGCACGTGCCGAAGGTAAATCCAATTTCGGCAACCCAGAAGTTTATATCGAGAAATATCTAACCACACCGCGCCACATCGAAATTCAGGTGTTCGGCGATGGCAAAGGCAAGGCGGTGCATCTGGGCGAACGCGATTGTTCACTGCAACGCCGCCACCAAAAAGTATTTGAGGAGGCCCCCGGCCCATCGATCACGCCAGAAGAACGTGCGAAGATCGGGAAAGTTTGCGCCGACGCCTGTGCCAACATCAATTACATCGGCGCGGGAACGATTGAATTTCTTTATGAAAACGGCGAGTTCTACTTCATTGAGATGAACACCCGCCTTCAAGTCGAACATCCCGTCACCGAAGCGATCTTCGATCAAGACCTTGTGCGCGAACAAATTCGTGTGGCGGCTGGACTGCCGTTGTCATTCACCCAAGACGATCTGAAAATTCGTGGCCACGCCATTGAAGTTCGAATAAACGCCGAAAAATTGCCGAACTTCTCACCTTGTCCCGGTCGGATTACGCAATTTCACGCGCCAGGCGGCCTTGGCGTCCGGATGGATTCCGCGCTTTATGATGGCTATTCAATCCCGCCCTACTACGACAGTTTGATCGGAAAACTCATCGTCCATGGTCGCGACCGTCCAGAAGCATTGGCACGTCTTGCGCGTGCATTGGGCGAATTGATCGTTGATGGCGTCGACACGACTATTCCACTGTTCCACGCGCTCCTGAAAGAAGACGCCGTATTGACGGGCGACTATAACATCCATTGGTTGGAACACTGGCTCGAAACCAACCTCACCTAG
- the accB gene encoding acetyl-CoA carboxylase biotin carboxyl carrier protein translates to MTKTTPQDSARDSDVSFIKALAELLRENDLTELQVKRDYGENDSLNVRVSRNPPAQVVTQMAQAAPAQTMAAPAPAASIAPEASADPASLPGAVTSPMVGTVYMSPEPDVAAFVKVGDKVSEGDTLLIIEAMKTMNHIPAPKSGTVKRLLVEDGAPVEFGAPLMIVE, encoded by the coding sequence ATGACCAAAACGACGCCGCAAGATTCCGCCCGCGATTCCGATGTCAGCTTCATTAAAGCGCTGGCTGAACTGCTTCGCGAAAATGATTTGACAGAATTGCAGGTAAAACGCGATTACGGCGAGAACGACAGCCTTAATGTGCGCGTTAGCCGCAATCCCCCCGCACAAGTGGTAACGCAAATGGCCCAAGCGGCCCCTGCACAAACGATGGCAGCGCCCGCCCCCGCCGCGTCCATTGCACCCGAGGCCAGCGCGGATCCCGCGAGTTTGCCCGGTGCGGTCACATCGCCAATGGTCGGAACGGTCTACATGTCCCCCGAACCCGATGTCGCCGCTTTCGTGAAAGTCGGCGACAAGGTCAGCGAAGGCGACACCTTGCTGATCATCGAGGCAATGAAAACCATGAACCACATCCCTGCGCCAAAATCCGGCACGGTTAAGCGGCTTTTGGTCGAAGATGGTGCACCTGTTGAATTCGGCGCCCCTCTGATGATCGTCGAGTAA